A genomic region of Nymphalis io chromosome 3, ilAglIoxx1.1, whole genome shotgun sequence contains the following coding sequences:
- the LOC126781384 gene encoding 26S proteasome non-ATPase regulatory subunit 7, which produces MPSQEVVTTKVVVHPLVLLSVVDHFNRMGKIGNQKRVVGVLLGCWRAKGVLDVSNSFAVPFDEDDKDKSVWFLDHDYLENMYGMFKKVNAREKVVGWYHTGPKLHQNDVAINELIRRYCPNSVLVIIDAKPKDLGLPTEAYRAVEEVHDDGSPTTRTFEHVPSEIGAEEAEEVGVEHLLRDIKDTTVGSLSQRVTNQLLGLRGLHSQLSEIRDYLVQVGQGSLPMNHQIIYQLQDIFNLLPDIFSDSFLDNLYIKTNDQSLVVYLAALVRSIIALHNLINNKITNRDAEEGKKDDNKDKKEKKDEKDDKKTDDKTKEKKDKEDKKK; this is translated from the exons ATGCCTAGTCAGGAGGTAGTGACCACAAAAGTGGTTGTTCACCCTTTGGTATTACTTAGTGTCGTAGACCATTTTAATCGTATGGGTAAAATTGGTAACCAAAAGCGTGTCGTTGGAGTTCTTCTTGGCTGTTGGAGAGCAAAGGGTGTGTTGGACGTATCAAATAGTTTTGCAG TTCCCTTTGATGAAGATGATAAAGATAAGTCAGTATGGTTCCTTGATCATGATTATCTGGAAAACATGTATGGAATGTTTAAAAAGGTAAATGCTCGTGAGAAAGTTGTAGGCTGGTATCACACTGGCCCTAAACTACATCAGAATGATGTTGCAATAAATGAGCTTATCAGACGGTACTGTCCTAATTCAGTCTTGGTAATTATTGATGCTAAGCCTAAAGACTTAGGTTTGCCTACTGAGGCATACCGAGCTGTAGAAGAAGTTCATGATGATGGTAGCCCAACAACAAGAACATTTGAACATGTACCCAGTGAAATTGGAGCTGAGGAAGCTGAAGAAGTGGGTGTTGAACATCTTCTGAGAGATATCAAGGATACAACTGTTGGCAGCCTATCCCAACGAGTTACTAATCAATTACTTGGTCTTCGTGGACTTCATTCCCAATTGAGTGAAATCCGAGATTATCTAGTTCAAGTCGGACAAGGTTCCTTGCCCATGAACCATCAAATTATATACCAATTGCAAGATATATTCAATCTGTTGCCTGACATATTTAGTGATAGTTTCCTGGATAACCtatacattaaaacaaatgatCAGTCCCTTGTAGTATATTTAGCTGCTTTAGTAAGATCGATTATTGCCTTACACAATctcataaacaataaaattacaaatagagATGCAGAAGAAGGAAAGAAGGATGACAATAAAGATAAGAAAGAGAAGAAAGATGAAAAGGATGACAAGAAGACAGatgataaaacaaaagaaaaaaaagataaggAAGACAAAAAGAAGTAA
- the LOC126781394 gene encoding inosine triphosphate pyrophosphatase, which yields MNQRTLTFVTGNVKKLEEVRAILGNNFPLEVISHKLDLPELQGEINEVSIKKCQEAARCINRPVFIEDTSLCFNALSGLPGPYIKWFLDKLKPEGLHRLLTGWEDKSAEAVCTFAYSSGNINDDIVIFQGITKGTIVAPRGSRDFGWDCIFQPIGYDKTYGELPKEEKNKISHRYKALDKLRTYFIEKNGQI from the coding sequence atgaatcaaAGAACTCTTACGTTTGTCACaggaaatgtaaaaaaattggaaGAGGTGAGAGCTATTTTAGGTAACAATTTTCCATTGGAAGTTATAAGCCATAAATTAGATTTACCAGAGCTGCAGGGAGAAATAAATGAAGTATCAATTAAGAAGTGTCAAGAAGCAGCCCGCTGTATTAATAGGCCAGTATTTATTGAAGATACAAGCCTTTGCTTTAATGCATTAAGTGGCCTTCCTGGACCTTATATTAAATGgtttttagataaattaaaaccaGAAGGCTTACATAGGTTATTGACGGGATGGGAAGATAAATCAGCAGAAGCAGTTTGCACTTTTGCATATAGTTCAGGCAATATTAATgatgatattgttatttttcaagGAATAACAAAAGGTACTATAGTTGCACCAAGAGGTTCTAGAGATTTCGGCTGGGACTGTATATTTCAGCCCATTGGTTATGACAAAACATATGGAGAACTACCAAAggaagaaaaaaacaaaatatctcaTAGATATAAAGCATTAGATAAATTAAGAACTTATTTCATAGAAAAGAATGGACAAATATAA
- the LOC126781101 gene encoding protein artichoke has translation MEFNKQKILIYLTLLILEFTLGQKTVCPSPDTILPCICTHRQDDIQIWCTHSDLPQVIKGFQRIGEYIRNPVDELIIENNYLPSLPGKLFQNVKILRLMIRHNGLERVSATWLESQEPHLLEIFIVENDLKSLPSESLMKLQNLQALTIQSHNLKRIPTLINMQNLRYVSIQSASLSSIHENSIGNLPNLEKLFIKGSLNLNTIKENAFYNMPKLRKFEITECGIRSIHMRALSLLPQLNELSLSNNRISDATMIGRATRDLPMLSTLNLNFNIISKLNEGAFVDQPMLEILYLSNNNINIIHHGAFHRVPKLRVIDLNYNEIIRIHPESFLQQSESGVEEFSLIGNKIMHISEFRSLLDALPRLRYLDMSDNLLQEIPRGALRGHPSLERLHLNRNNIKIIDADAFIAMPALRELHLSNNSLNDMNEGPFWNLPALKGLDLSNNYFQRLQPKLLYNLPALRRINLSNNQLIIIDPITFMETPLLEYINISGNALISTHPATFRNLPNLYELDASSNRLVEFLPGLPRGLEQLYLRRNQITNLPILPSPDLDLPSLRTLDLSNNGIQKIQYGGMKTLHNLRRFYINRNGLRQVEATTFNDLERLEVLDISDNQIINIHPKSFSKLEYLKQVNLHGNNIENFDFMAIQNNIALSEIDFSKNKLKSINPSIINRGLDVEIFNISSNNLHELPNSLNVLSKLKVLDASHNYIKNFDGNIINNIQTLVEIKFHSNRITELQTGSFRDLNNLESIDLENNQLEIIHPMAIANLPKLLSIYLNRNHIIEIPDRAFSNLSKLRIIEMQSNRLQYISIRAFENVPLVQYLNLSNNQLINLDNLGIKQLVSLEVLDLSFNKITRINKESFQYMEWLVELNLDNNLICHISNQPFDNMPRLKVLSLRHNKLTSVYEENFAKLRNNIAILDIDGNPLVCNCAIIWLKSWLLESSSLGPKCADGTYVKGMPFSKNDCLNIKFNSQDLKSCATYENEALLPSLATSEVYSSLDKIKDYETHIKNNYQGNKLNNRPLPEESEYFYDEYVDYPYNETLLENMNSAVNQSIKSHNHLGNTPTIYAGMSNTSTTHKKTGIALKVPVPSSGFTFFGVPLPSIDMGKLLNTGRKIDWSDNKIGQQHVKKYQVTEPPRFETGGFSPMLPVTTNGFIPIPDPTISTFHTTVTTNEGNSGSFNTENFNHNAKAVDKIPPTMSSINSTSHKKVKSEIHELEAFHGDDNSTHVTYNRTKNIEEQNTDPLNISKYNLMESNLTITQATEKEGIITTDTSNDMSIQGWLESSSITPAPPVVTIKPLPQITKHIESQPTALSAILLPSNDDVTKNHSRTATVTKVNLPHAEHYDLRYNYSPVINREGKTRFSEENLNNNKPRQADNNDWYYKNYNKTNLETYVAPGIQTSIGCNIILYH, from the exons ATGGAGTTCAACaaacagaaaatattaatatatctcaCTCTGTTAATACTTGAATTTACTTTAGGACAAAAAACAGTATGTCCTTCACCAGATACAATTCTTCCTTGCATATGCACTCATCGTCAAGACGACATACAAATAtg GTGCACGCACAGCGACTTGCCACAAGTAATAAAAGGTTTTCAAAGGATAGGCGAATATATTAGAAATCCTGTCgatgaattaataattgaaaacaaCTATTTGCCTTCTTTGCCTGGGAAACTATTTCAAAACGTCAAGATTCTTAGATTAATGATCCGTCACAATGGTTTGGAACGAGTATCAGCAACTTGGTTAGAATCTCAAGAACCACACttacttgaaatatttatagtgGAAAATGATCTTAAAAGTCTACCATCAGAGAGCTTGATGAAGCTACAAAACCTACAAGCTTTAACAATACAGTCACATAATCTTAAAAGAATACCCACCTTAATTAATATGCAAAATCTTCGTTATGTGAGCATACAATCCGCGAGTTTAAGTAGTATACATGAAAACAGTATTGGAAACTTACCAAATCTTGAAAAGTTGTTTATTAAAggaagtttaaatttaaatacaataaaagaaaatgcTTTCTACAATATGCCTAAGCTCagaaaatttgaaataactgAATGTGGAATTAGATCTATTCACATGCGAGCGCTATCTTTACTTCCACAATTGAACGAATTATCTCTAAGCAATAACAGGATATCAGACGCAACTATGATAGGGAGAGCTACAAGAGACCTACCAATGCTGTCAACATTAaaccttaattttaatataataagtaaattaaatgaagGAGCGTTTGTCGATCAACCTATGTTGGAGATTCTATATCTGTCaaacaataatatcaatatcattCATCACGGAGCTTTTCATCGAGTACCTAAATTAAGAGTAATTGACTTAAATTATAACGAAATAATACGGATACATCCTGAATCATTCTTACAACAATCTGAGAGTGGTGTTGAAGAGTTTTCTCTGATCGGCAACAAAATAATGCACATTTCTGAATTTAGATCCTTACTTGACGCATTGCCACGATTAAGATATTTGGATATGAGTGATAATTTATTGCAAGAAATTCCCCGTGGCGCTCTAAGAGGACATCCAAGCCTAGAACGTTTGCATTTAAAcagaaataacataaaaattattgacGCAGATGCATTTATTGCTATGCCTGCATTACGAGAATTGcatttaagtaataattctttaaatgaTATGAATGAAGGCCCGTTTTGGAATTTACCTGCTTTAAAAGGTTTAGATTtgtctaataattattttcaaaggtTACAGCCAAAATTATTGTACAATCTTCCAGCTTTGAGaagaattaatttaagtaacaatCAATTGATTATAATAGACCCTATTACATTTATGGAGACTCCTTTGttagaatacataaatatatcagGTAATGCCTTAATTTCTACACATCCAGCTACCTTTCGTAATTTGccaaatttatatgaattggATGCAAGTTCAAATAGACTAGTTGAATTTCTACCAGGTCTACCAAGAGGCTTAGAGCAATTATACTTACGAAGAAATCAAATAACTAATTTGCCAATACTTCCATCACCTGATTTAGATTTGCCTTCTTTAAGAACTCTAGACCTTTCAAATAATggtatacaaaaaatacaatatggAGGTATGAAGACTTTACATAATTTACGGAGATTCTATATAAATCGAAACGGTCTTAGACAAGTTGAAGCTACAACTTTTAATGATTTAGAGCGCTTAGAAGTGCTGGACATAAGCgacaatcaaattataaatattcatccaAAAAGTTTTAGTAAGCTTGAATATCTTAAACAAGTAAACTTACATGGAAATAATATAGAGAATTTTGACTTTATggcaatacaaaataatatagcaCTATCAGAAATCGATTTTagcaagaataaattaaaaagtataaatcctAGTATAATAAACAGAGGATTAGatgttgaaatttttaatatatcatccAATAATCTTCATGAATTACCAAATTCTTTAAACgtgttatcaaaattaaaagtcTTAGATGCGAGTCATAACTATATCAAAAACTTTGATGGTAATATCATCAATAATATACAAACTTTGGTAGAAATTAAATTCCACAGTAACAGAATAACTGAGCTACAGACTGGAAGTTTtcgtgatttaaataatttggaatCTATTGATTTAGAAAATAATCAACTTGAAATAATTCATCCGATGGCTATTGCCAATCTGCCAAAGCTATTATCTATTTATCTAAACAGAAATCATATTATAGAAATACCTGATCGAGCATTTTCGAACCTTTCAAAATTACGGATTATTGAGATGCAAAGCAACAGATTACAATATATATCGATACGAGCATTTGAAAATGTACCTTTAGTGCAATATCTTAATTTAAGTAACAATCAACTAATTAATCTGGACAACTTAGGTATTAAACAACTTGTATCACTTGAGGTTCTGGATTTAAGTTTCAATAAGATCACAAGAATTAATAAAGAATCTTTTCAATACATGGAGTGGCTTGTTGAACTGAATTTAGACAATAATCTCATTTGTCATATTAGCAATCAACCATTTGATAACATGCCCAGATTAAAAGTATTATCTTTAagacataataaattaacatcgGTGTATGAAGAAAATTTTGCTAAGTTAAGGAACAATATCGCCATTTTGGATATTGATG gtAACCCCCTTGTTTGCAATTGTGCAATTATTTGGTTAAAATCATGGCTGCTGGAATCATCATCTCTAGGGCCAAAATGTGCTGATGGTACATATGTGAAAGGAATGCCCTTTTCGAAAAATGActgtttgaatataaaatttaacagcCAAGATTTAAAATCTTGTGCAACATATGAAAATGAAGCATTACTACCAAGCCTAGCTACATCAGAAGTTTATTCATCATTGGATAAAATAAAGGACTATGAaacacacattaaaaataattaccaaggcaataaattaaataatcgtcCATTGCCAGAAGAAtcagaatatttttatgatgaaTATGTGGATTACCCATACAATGAAACATTACTAGAAAATATGAATAGTGCTGTTAATCAGTCTATAAAATCTCATAATCATTTAGGTAATACACCTACAATTTACGCTGGAATGTCCAACACAAGCACAACTCATAAAAAGACAGGAATTGCTTTGAAAGTTCCAGTCCCTAGCAGTGGTTTCACATTTTTTGGTGTTCCTTTACCATCAATAGACATGGGAAAATTATTAAACACTGGTCGTAAAATTGATTGGTCTGATAATAAAATTGGTCAGCAAcatgttaaaaaatatcaagtaaCAGAACCTCCAAGATTTGAAACTGGTGGATTTTCACCAATGCTTCCTGTTACAACAAATGGTTTTATACCAATACCAGATCCAACAATCAGTACTTTTCATACTACAGTAACAACTAATGAAGGCAATTCTGGTAGTTTTAATACCGAAAATTTTAACCATAATGCTAAAGCTGTAGATAAAATACCACCAACCATGTCCAGCATAAACAGTACATCTCATAAAAAGGTAAAAAGTGAAATACATGAGCTAGAAGCATTCCACGGCGATGATAATAGTACCCATGTAACATATAACAGAACTAAAAACATAGAAGAGCAGAATACTGATCCTCtaaacataagtaaatataatctaatGGAGTCTAATCTAACTATTACTCAAGCAACAGAAAAAGAAGGTATTATAACTACAGATACAAGTAACGATATGTCTATTCAGGGATGGCTTGAATCAAGTAGCATAACACCAGCACCGCCTGTTGTAACAATTAAGCCACTACCACAAATAACTAAACACATTGAAAGTCAACCTACAGCTCTATCTGCAATCCTTTTACCAAGCAATGATGATGTAACAAAGAACCACAGTAGGACAGCAACAGTAACAAAGGTTAACTTACCACATGCTGAACATTATGATCTTCGATATAATTATTCCCCGGTTATCAATCGTGAGGGCAAGACGAGATTTTctgaagaaaatttaaataataacaagccAAGACAAGCTGATAATAATGATTggtattataagaattataacaAGACTAATCTAGAAACTTATGTTGCACCTGGCATCCAAACTTCAATaggttgtaatattattttatatcat
- the LOC126781380 gene encoding L-threonine 3-dehydrogenase, mitochondrial, with protein MTLLKKACCAFALNARRYSSNVQNKKPPKILITGGLGQLGVECAKHLRGKYGKENVILSDIIKPTNEVFNDGPYIFADILDFKGLQKIVVNHRVDWLIHFSALLSAIGEQNVPLAVRVNIEGMHNVIELAKQYGLRIFVPSTIGAFGPDSPRNPTPNITVQRPRTIYGVSKVHAELLGEYYYYKFGLDFRCLRFPGVISSDPPGGGTTDYAIAIFHDVLRKGRYECYLKPDTRLPMMHVKDALRALSEFLEAPSNMLTRRVYNVTSMSFTPEELTEKMIKHIPDFTITYKPDSRQEIADSWPQVFDDSEARRDWNWKPTVNLDDLVSLMIKEVKDKIVANGF; from the exons ATGACGTTATTAAAGAAAGCTTGTTGTGCGTTTGCTCTTAATGCAAGAAGATATAGTTCTAatgtacaaaacaaaaaacCTCCGAAAATTTTAATCACGG ggGGTTTAGGTCAACTTGGGGTCGAGTGCGCGAAACATTTAAGAGGAAAATATGGCAAAGAAAACGTTATACTGTCCGACATTATCAAGCCAACAAATGAGGTTTTTAACGATGGCCCATACATCTTTGCTGACATTTTAGATTTTAAAGGTCTTCAAAAGATAGTTGTAAATCACAGAGTAGATTGGCTTATACATTTTTCAGCACTTCTTAGTGCGATCGGTGAACAAAATGTACCGTTAGCAGTGCGAGTGAATATAGAGGGAATGCATAATGTTATTGAACTTGCAAAGCAATACGGACTTCGTATATTTGTTCCGAGTACTATCGGAGCGTTCGGACCTGACTCACCGAGGAATCCCACTCCAAATATCACTGTACAAAGACCAAGAACTATTTATGGTGTTTCCAAAGTACACGCTGAATTGTTAGGCGAATATTACTACTATAAGTTTGGATTGGACTTCCGCTGTTTAAGATTCCCGGGCGTTATATCAAGTGACCCGCCGGGCGGAGGCACCACAG ACTATGCTATAGCAATTTTCCATGATGTTCTGCGGAAGGGTCGCTATGAATGCTATTTGAAGCCCGACACTAGATTGCCCATGATGCACGTGAAGGATGCCTTACGCGCACTTTCAGAATTCTTAGAAGCACCAAGCAACATGCTTACCAGAAGAGTGTATAATGTAACATCAATGAGCTTCACTCCTGAAGAACTAACTGAAAAGATGATCAAACATATACCGGATTTCACCATCACATACAAACCTGACAGTCGGCAGGAAATCG CTGATTCCTGGCCCCAGGTGTTTGATGACAGCGAAGCGAGACGAGACTGGAACTGGAAACCTACTGTAAACTTGGACGACTTAGTGTCACTCATGATAAAAGAAGTTAAGGATAAAATAGTCGCTAATGGTTTTTAA
- the LOC126781399 gene encoding transmembrane protein 18 codes for MEGFIEVNEISDFVSYIKSIEWRDPWLIALLSFHVLVTFTCFSTRNYSNFQIILFITLLLLVYFSESINEVAARNWNLFSRQQYFDSKGLFISVVFCIPILLNCMIMVGSWLYQSTQLMTNLKKAQLRQRLKELNMHREQQQHMKAE; via the exons ATGGAGGGTTTTATCGAAGTCAATGAAATATCAGATTTCGTTTCATACATTAAGAGT ATTGAATGGAGAGACCCATGGCTCATAGCTCTCCTGTCTTTTCATGTACTCGTTACTTTTACCTGTTTCTCAACAAGAAATTATAGCAATTTTCAAATAATCCTTTTCATCACATTAT TATTACTCGTTTATTTTTCGGAGAGCATAAACGAAGTCGCCGCAAGGAACTGGAATCTATTTTCAAGGCAGCAATACTTCGATAGCAAAGGCCTATTCATATCGGTCGTCTTCTGTATACCCATATTGTTAAACTGCATGATAATGGTG gGTTCGTGGCTTTATCAATCTACCCAACTAATGACAAATCTGAAGAAAGCGCAGCTCAGACAACGCCTCAAAGAATTGAACATGCACAGGGAGCAGCAACAGCACATGAAAGcagaataa
- the LOC126781352 gene encoding Golgi apparatus protein 1: MFNLNISKTVCYFIFIILSNVQGYQEIESFKTAKERYTLDLRGCSLFEKQCLQLDDDLDILSCALNTTHNNKTQIPFICQHKIWSHQADLLNSKFLENKLRIPCQDENGIIDCLGTNLNTIDCVLKKKPILKNKSCWRTINKLETLIFNDWQITGNFLKNCLDDIEVHNCGRIPQDPKSLSQTHTLICLQSLEETLRPECQTEMTALKEMKYSSLQIDKIVFAACNLDQKNFCPDEVPDSLLMYKCLVRHKFENAMTKRCQDQLFYVQRNMVMNYKMSKGLVKSCKEDIRKYHCRKGVVDDKGVRLAQILLCLENISRNESIKLSPECVAEMTDHRKMLMDDYRLSPELMQNCANDITMLCRGIEVGGKTIHCLMEHARPRKRKDKRISLACQRSLEILVQEADPGEDWRVDPILHKACKPVVDRACREVNGGNGRVMSCLMEKLGTTVMTTDCEIALLQIQYFISRDFKLDPQLYKACKFDAVTQCRARLHWADINEHPSEKDPLILPCLYNYAYNSELKGILKPACEQQVRRVMRQRAVSVDLLPEIADTCIDDLANLCFENTGKGEEIMCLQTKIKELSSKCKEAVTNFTETQSDHIELNPVVSTNCRVPIEKLCSSELKTKKDEDDIIECLIVHKNDPEIKSNVKCRAAIEHEQLISLKNYRFTRKFKNACKSYVMRFCPKAQTKLQIVICLSEIIRNDTITRRKHTIYKECRQQLRSQLFQQKESIDLDPDLKDACKKDLQEFCPLVPHAESAALECLQTAKGKLSESCRKAIFVVRKQEFSDNGVDYHLVTSCNDMIDLYCHNTEPTVLLDCLKAHRLEADFDNNCKIVVVTRMIEQNMDYRFNNNLQNSCKGDIKRFCSDVIANEPQDVELQGKMLYCLKEKFRESKLEKSCENELANVLKEQALNYRLDPLLGKLCKAEIQTICSVPNDSITNSDGQVEECLKNALLNHKIVSAECAREVVQIIEETEVDIEADPLLERACALDLLKYCKDLEHGAGRRLKCLKIILNDSNRKLEAECQKELSSRLEMYRYVASVNVIENFGDVYDEISSSPSKKYFLVVGISIVGLIFIFGLYCGRMTKKAMYIKRK; this comes from the exons atgtttaatcttaatatttcaaaaacagtGTGCTATTTCATCTTTATTATCTTAAGCAATGTTCAAGGATATCAAGAAATAGAAAGTTTTAAAACGGCAAAAGAGAGATATACTTTGGATTTAAGAGGatgttctttatttgaaaaacaatgTTTACAGTTAGATGATGATCTTGATATTTTGTCTTGTGCATTAAATACAACTCATAACAACAAAACTCAAATTCCATTTATTTGTCAACATAAAATTTGGTCGCATCAAGCTGATTTACTTAACAGTAAATTCCTCGAAAATAAATTGAGAATACCATGTCAGGACGAAAATGGTATTATAGATTGCCTGGGCACAAATTTGAACACTATAGACtgtgttttgaaaaaaaaaccaattttaaaaaataaatcatgttGGAGGACTATAAACAAATTAGAAACATTGATTTTTAATGACTGGCAGATAACAGGAAATTTTTTGAAGAATTGCTTGGATGATATTGAGGTACATAATTGTGGTAGAATACCACAAGATCCGAAAAGCCTTTCCCAGACACATACATTGATATGTCTTCAAAGTCTAGAGGAAACATTGCGTCCAGAATGCCAAACAGAAATGACTgctttaaaagaaatgaaatacAGTTCGTTACAAattgataaaattgtttttgctGCCTGTAATTTAGATCAAAAGAACTTTTGTCCAGATGAAGTTCCTGATTCATTATTGATGTACAAATGCCTTGTAAGacataaatttgaaaatg ctATGACTAAACGGTGTCAAGATCAACTATTTTATGTTCAAAGAAACATggttatgaattataaaatgagTAAGGGTTTGGTAAAATCATGTAAAGAAGATATCCGTAAATATCATTGTCGCAAAGGAGTAGTTGATGATAAAGGGGTACGACTAGCACAAATTTTACTGTGCTTAGAAAATATTTCACGAAACGAGAGCATAAAACTTTCCCCTGAATGTGTTGCTGAAATGACTGATCATAGAAAAATGCTTATGGATGATTATAGGTTATCGCCAGAATTGATGCAGAATTGTGCCAATGACATAACAATGCTATGTAGAGGAATCGAAGTTGGTGGTAAAACAATACATTGCCTAATGGAACATGCCAGACCGAGAAAACGAAAAGACAAACGAATAAGCTTAGCTTGTCAAAGATCTTTAGAGATATTAGTACAAGAAGCTGATCCAGGTGAAGATTGGAGAGTTGATCCGATCCTACACAAAGCATGCAAACCGGTTGTGGATAGAGCTTGTAGGGAAGTAAATGGTGGAAATGGAAGAGTGATGTCTTGCCTCATGGAAAAACTAGGTACAACTGTAATGACAACAGACTGTGAAATAGCATTGCTACaaatacaatactttatatCCAGAGACTTTAAACTTGATCCACAATTATATAAAGCATGTAAATTTGATGCTGTAACTCAGTGTAGAGCTAGACTACATTGGGCTGATATTAATGAACACCCATCTGAAAAAGATCCCTTAATACTACCATGCCTTTATAATTATGCCTATAATTCAGAACTCAAAGGTATACTGAAACCAGCATGTGAACAACAAGTGAGAAGAGTGATGCGACAAAGAGCAGTCAGTGTTGATTTACTTCCTGAGATTGCTGACACTTGCATAGATGACTTGGCCAATCTTTGTTTTGAAAATACTGGTAAAGGAGAAGAAATTATGTGCttacaaactaaaataaagGAGCTTTCATCTAAATGTAAAGAGGCTGTAACCAACTTTACTGAAACACAAAGTGATCATATTGAATTGAATCCTGTAGTTAGCACAAATTGTAGAGTTCCCATTGAAAAATTGTGTTCGTCTGAACTTAAAACCAAAAAAGATGAAGATGATATTATAGAATGCTTAATTGTGCATAAAAATGATCCAGAAATAAAATCTAATGTAAAATGTAGAGCTGCCATTGAACATGAGCAATTGATTTCCTTAAAAAATTATAGGTTTACTAGAAAGTTTAAGAATGCCTGTAAATCATATGTTATGAGATTCTGTCCAAAGGCACAAACAAAGTTgcaaattgttatttgtttaagtgaaataataagaaatgataCTATAACTAGAAGgaaacatacaatatataaagaatGTCGTCAACAACTTAGAAGTCAACTATTTCAACAGAAAGAAAGTATTGATTTAGATCCAGATCTCAAGGATGCTTGTAAAAAAGATTTACAAGAGTTTTGTCCCTTAGTACCTCATGCAGAATCGGCAGCCTTAGAATGCTTACAAACGGCAAAAGGGAAATTAAGTGAGAGTTGTAGAAAGGCAATATTTGTAGTAAGAAAACAAGAATTTTCAGACAATGGTGTTGACTATCATTTAGTAACAAGCTGCAATGACATGATAGATTTGTACTGTCACAATACTGAACCAACAGTCCTTTTAGATTGTTTAAAG GCCCATCGTTTGGAAGCAGACTTCGATAACAATTGTAAGATTGTAGTTGTTACAAGAATGATAGAACAAAATATGGATTATCGGTTTAACAATAACTTACAAAACTCTTGCAAGGGAGACATAAAAAGGTTTTGTTCTGACGTAATTg CTAATGAACCACAAGATGTAGAACTTCAAGGAAAGATGTTATATTGCTTGAAGGAGAAATTTAGGGAGTCCAAACTTGAAAAATCCTGTGAAAATGAGCTGGCAAATGTGTTAAAGGAACAAGCATTAAATTATCGCCTTGATCCCCTCTTAGGCAAATTATGTAAAGCagaaatacaaacaatatgTTCAGTGCCAAATGACTCTATTACGAATTCTGATGGtcag GTGGAAGAATGTTTGAAGAATGCActattaaatcataaaattgtATCAGCTGAATGTGCTCGTGAAGTTGTACAAATAATAGAAGAAACTGAAGTTGATATTGAAGCTGATCCCCTATTGGAGCGCGCATGTGCTCTGGATTTATTAAAGTACTGCAAAGATCTTGAACATGGAGCTGGCAGAC gtttaaagtgtttaaaaataattcttaatgaTAGTAACAGGAAGCTTGAAGCAGAATGTCAAAAAGAATTATCAAGTAGATTGGAAATGTACAGATATGTTGCATCA gtaaaTGTGATTGAAAATTTTGGAGA